One stretch of Candidatus Omnitrophota bacterium DNA includes these proteins:
- the rpsG gene encoding 30S ribosomal protein S7: MRRRKAQEKEITADPKFNSKIVAKFINMVMLKGKKAIAEKMVYGSFDIIKKQLNDQDVLKVFNKALDNARPRLEVKPRRVGGATYQVPIEVRQERGTSIALRWIRDFAKSKKGKTMSEKIAEEIISAYKGEGSCIKKRDDTHKMAESNKAFAHFRW, encoded by the coding sequence ATGAGAAGAAGAAAAGCTCAAGAGAAAGAAATAACAGCAGACCCAAAGTTCAACAGTAAGATTGTTGCAAAATTCATCAACATGGTAATGCTTAAAGGTAAAAAAGCAATAGCTGAAAAAATGGTTTATGGATCATTTGATATTATTAAAAAACAGCTTAATGATCAAGACGTCTTAAAAGTATTTAATAAGGCTTTAGATAATGCCCGTCCGAGGCTTGAAGTAAAACCCAGAAGGGTAGGTGGCGCAACTTATCAGGTTCCTATTGAAGTGCGTCAAGAACGTGGCACTTCAATTGCATTGCGTTGGATAAGAGATTTTGCTAAGAGTAAAAAAGGCAAAACAATGAGTGAGAAGATTGCCGAAGAAATTATTTCAGCCTACAAAGGCGAAGGTTCATGTATTAAAAAGAGAGACGATACACATAAGATGGCAGAATCAAACAAAGCGTTTGCACATTTCCGCTGGTAA
- the rpsL gene encoding 30S ribosomal protein S12: MPTISQLIRYGRISKKKKSKSPALKACPQRKGVCLQVRTMTPKKPNSALRKIARVRLTTGIEVTSYIPGEGHNLQEHSIVLVRGGRVKDLPGVRYHIVRGTLDAAGVNQRRKSRSKYGAKMPKK; encoded by the coding sequence ATGCCAACAATTTCGCAATTAATTAGGTACGGAAGAATATCCAAAAAGAAGAAATCAAAATCACCGGCTTTAAAAGCATGCCCTCAGAGAAAAGGGGTTTGTTTGCAGGTTCGTACAATGACACCGAAGAAACCTAACTCAGCATTAAGAAAAATCGCAAGGGTAAGGTTAACCACAGGCATAGAAGTTACTTCATATATTCCGGGAGAAGGGCACAATCTTCAGGAGCATTCCATAGTATTAGTAAGAGGCGGACGTGTAAAAGATTTACCGGGCGTCAGGTACCATATTGTAAGAGGTACGCTTGATGCAGCCGGTGTTAACCAGCGCAGAAAATCTCGTTCTAAATACGGCGCAAAAATGCCTAAGAAATAG